One genomic segment of Microbacterium maritypicum includes these proteins:
- a CDS encoding inositol monophosphatase family protein, whose product MTLELELRELATEIAEEAGRLARTRRQEGVRLAATKSSLADIVTEADREVEALIRARLRAARADDGFLGEESGAEVGSSGITWVVDPIDGTVNYAYGIPAYNVSIAAVRGEPDPATWEALAGAVNAPALGETFTAARGHGAWVNGSRLAVTAATPAGALLATGFGYDPTTHEGDIATVARVMPMARDLRRMGAAALDLAFVAAGRLDGYFERGLRPWDFAAGALLVEEAGGVVSRIDVDSPRPMLIAGGPDVHARLLAILDEKA is encoded by the coding sequence GTGACGCTCGAACTCGAACTCCGCGAACTCGCCACCGAGATCGCTGAGGAGGCCGGACGACTCGCGCGCACACGTCGACAGGAGGGTGTGCGCCTGGCGGCCACCAAATCGTCCCTGGCCGACATCGTCACCGAAGCCGACCGAGAGGTCGAGGCGCTGATCCGCGCACGTCTTCGCGCAGCACGAGCCGACGATGGTTTCCTCGGCGAGGAGTCGGGCGCCGAGGTCGGCAGCAGTGGGATCACCTGGGTCGTCGATCCGATCGACGGCACCGTCAACTACGCCTACGGCATCCCGGCGTACAACGTGAGCATCGCCGCCGTCCGGGGTGAACCCGACCCGGCGACGTGGGAAGCGCTCGCCGGGGCCGTCAACGCGCCGGCACTGGGCGAGACGTTCACGGCTGCCCGCGGCCATGGCGCGTGGGTGAACGGGAGCCGGCTCGCGGTGACCGCCGCGACCCCGGCAGGCGCTCTGCTCGCGACGGGGTTCGGCTATGACCCCACCACCCACGAGGGGGACATCGCGACCGTGGCCCGAGTCATGCCGATGGCCCGTGACCTCCGTCGCATGGGCGCTGCGGCGCTCGACCTCGCCTTCGTCGCGGCCGGACGACTCGACGGGTACTTCGAACGAGGACTCCGCCCCTGGGACTTCGCCGCCGGCGCCCTCCTGGTCGAGGAGGCGGGTGGCGTCGTTTCGCGAATCGACGTCGACTCCCCGCGTCCGATGCTGATCGCGGGTGGACCCGATGTGCACGCCCGACTGCTCGCGATCCTCGACGAGAAAGCGTGA
- a CDS encoding DUF2510 domain-containing protein, producing the protein MSAPAGWYVDDKGATRWWDGSRWGEDSSVAAPSTEFPSVPEGTSTTTVWVWPGVAGFTDPVAQLRDPSAARRVG; encoded by the coding sequence GTGAGCGCGCCCGCGGGTTGGTATGTCGACGATAAGGGTGCGACCCGGTGGTGGGACGGTTCCCGGTGGGGTGAGGACTCTTCGGTCGCAGCGCCATCGACGGAGTTCCCCTCGGTCCCGGAGGGGACGAGCACGACCACGGTGTGGGTGTGGCCGGGTGTCGCTGGCTTCACGGATCCAGTCGCGCAATTGCGAGATCCGTCGGCCGCACGGCGAGTCGGATAG
- a CDS encoding efflux RND transporter periplasmic adaptor subunit, with protein MTDLTPNGGGVVTGLPVALGAQFTAGTVIAEVNDRPVIYLQGSIPLLRDLRPGDKGEDVRRLQEGLRPWLSGEPDGTWGTATTRALQALYKAAGYVAPVDSAALQAELVFGAAATATVLSVASPLGGAVESPLIRATTSDPTVTAEVADATSQLVHIGDRVSVTGSAIGGAQDGTITAVGGLVTGDDGVSRATVTVQPDVALPAAAIDRKVEITVLTGADAEVGLIVPLSAIRSNATGGTYVLHVHGENPHRVMVTVEETGGGQARVTASDGDLAVGDLVVLGVQ; from the coding sequence GTGACCGACCTCACGCCAAACGGGGGAGGTGTTGTCACAGGTCTGCCGGTAGCCCTCGGAGCGCAGTTCACCGCCGGTACCGTCATCGCCGAGGTGAACGACAGGCCCGTGATCTACCTGCAAGGCTCTATACCGCTGCTGCGGGACCTGCGCCCCGGGGACAAGGGTGAGGATGTTCGGCGCCTGCAGGAAGGGCTGCGTCCGTGGCTGAGCGGCGAGCCCGATGGCACGTGGGGGACGGCGACGACCCGTGCTCTGCAGGCCCTCTACAAAGCTGCAGGGTATGTGGCTCCTGTGGACAGCGCCGCTCTCCAGGCGGAGCTCGTATTCGGCGCCGCGGCCACGGCTACGGTTCTCAGCGTCGCGTCCCCGCTCGGAGGAGCGGTCGAGAGTCCGCTGATTCGGGCGACCACATCCGATCCGACAGTGACAGCAGAAGTCGCCGATGCGACGTCGCAGCTTGTTCACATCGGTGACCGCGTATCCGTGACAGGCAGTGCCATCGGCGGTGCGCAGGACGGCACGATCACCGCGGTGGGCGGCTTGGTCACGGGAGACGATGGAGTCAGCCGGGCCACCGTCACAGTCCAGCCGGATGTTGCGTTGCCAGCCGCGGCTATTGACCGAAAGGTGGAGATCACCGTCTTGACCGGCGCGGACGCTGAGGTCGGTCTCATCGTTCCGCTCTCCGCTATCCGCTCGAACGCGACCGGCGGAACATATGTACTGCACGTGCACGGGGAGAACCCTCATCGCGTCATGGTGACTGTCGAAGAGACGGGAGGCGGACAGGCGCGAGTGACCGCCAGCGACGGAGATCTCGCTGTCGGTGACCTGGTCGTGCTGGGCGTGCAATGA
- a CDS encoding ABC transporter ATP-binding protein: MTAVVELRDVSRVYPGPPEVHALVTSSVTIDEGDFVTIVGPSGSGKSTLLNLLGLLDKPTAGTYALRGQDVTPLSENERARVRGTDIGFVFQSFHLLEQRTCLENVMLSDLYNGTTERESRARAYEALEAVGLGAFDRRLPTELSGGQQQRVAIARALASDPAVLLCDEPTGNLDSVTASAILTLFDDLNAVGRTVVLITHDADVARHGNRTLHMLDGALSEES, translated from the coding sequence ATGACAGCTGTCGTCGAACTGCGAGACGTCTCGCGTGTCTACCCTGGGCCACCCGAGGTGCACGCGCTGGTAACGTCCTCCGTCACCATCGATGAAGGCGATTTCGTCACCATCGTCGGCCCGTCCGGCTCTGGGAAATCGACTCTTCTGAACCTTCTCGGCCTTCTCGACAAGCCGACGGCGGGAACCTACGCGTTGAGAGGCCAGGACGTCACGCCGCTTTCGGAAAACGAGCGGGCGCGTGTGCGGGGCACCGACATCGGGTTCGTCTTCCAGTCCTTCCACCTGCTCGAACAACGCACCTGCTTAGAGAACGTGATGCTCAGCGACCTGTACAACGGAACGACGGAGCGAGAGTCTCGCGCTCGCGCATACGAGGCGTTGGAGGCAGTCGGACTCGGGGCTTTCGACCGCCGGCTGCCGACCGAACTCTCGGGCGGACAGCAACAACGAGTAGCCATCGCCCGAGCGTTGGCATCCGACCCCGCGGTGCTGTTGTGCGATGAACCGACCGGAAACCTGGATAGCGTAACCGCATCGGCCATCCTCACCCTCTTCGACGACCTCAACGCCGTCGGCCGCACGGTCGTGCTCATCACCCACGACGCCGACGTCGCCCGCCACGGCAATCGAACACTGCACATGCTTGATGGCGCGTTGAGCGAGGAGTCATGA
- a CDS encoding enoyl-CoA hydratase/isomerase family protein, with protein MSDAILFAVEEGMARLTLNRPARLNAFNADLAHAWKDATAEATSRADVKAILIDAAGPAFCAGGDVIDMATTMGASGGQITALAEVINAGIRSLTESAVPVVAAAHGTTAGGGLGILLCSDYAVVGSRSKLGSLYANIGLTPDLSVSAQLARAVGQRRALQLVLQDRLLSSAEAVEWGLVAEAVEGADAVSEAESVRARGEEIARFWLAGAAEAYGQAKRLVRSQPERSFVEQLSEEARSIGAALETPDAQARVAAFAAASAKKAG; from the coding sequence ATGAGTGATGCCATCCTGTTCGCCGTCGAAGAGGGAATGGCCCGGCTGACGCTGAACCGCCCCGCTCGCCTGAACGCCTTCAATGCCGACCTGGCGCACGCCTGGAAGGATGCGACGGCCGAGGCGACCTCTAGGGCCGACGTGAAGGCGATTCTCATCGATGCCGCCGGCCCCGCGTTCTGCGCCGGCGGCGACGTGATCGACATGGCGACGACGATGGGGGCGTCCGGTGGGCAGATCACCGCGCTCGCCGAGGTGATCAACGCCGGTATCCGCTCGCTCACGGAGTCTGCGGTGCCCGTCGTCGCGGCTGCCCACGGCACGACCGCAGGCGGCGGTCTCGGCATCCTGCTGTGCAGCGACTACGCCGTCGTCGGCTCACGGTCGAAGCTCGGCAGCCTCTACGCGAACATCGGTCTGACTCCGGATCTGTCCGTCTCCGCTCAACTCGCCCGCGCCGTGGGCCAGCGCCGCGCCCTGCAGCTCGTGCTGCAGGACCGACTGCTCTCGTCGGCGGAGGCCGTGGAATGGGGGCTCGTCGCCGAAGCCGTCGAGGGCGCGGATGCCGTCTCCGAGGCGGAGAGCGTGCGAGCACGCGGTGAGGAGATCGCGCGGTTCTGGCTGGCAGGAGCGGCCGAGGCCTACGGTCAGGCGAAGCGGTTGGTGCGCTCCCAGCCCGAGCGCTCCTTCGTCGAGCAGCTGAGTGAAGAGGCGCGTTCGATCGGTGCGGCTCTGGAGACGCCCGACGCGCAGGCCAGGGTCGCAGCCTTCGCCGCGGCGTCGGCGAAGAAGGCGGGCTGA
- a CDS encoding FBP domain-containing protein, which yields MRPLTEADVRASFVNADADELRLMEMPHDFLLVDWDYLDFFAWQDPGASRRGYVVIPHDDEVVGIVLRATEPGRARSGMCNICHTMQPGNQVALLSARRAGEAGTRGDSFGTYMCADLSCHENVRLAHPLAPNEVRTPGQVDFRLDGTRRRMESFVSQVWERV from the coding sequence ATGCGACCGCTCACCGAAGCCGACGTCCGCGCATCGTTCGTCAATGCGGATGCTGACGAACTGCGCCTCATGGAGATGCCGCACGACTTCCTGCTCGTCGACTGGGACTACCTCGACTTCTTCGCCTGGCAGGATCCGGGTGCGAGCCGTCGAGGCTACGTGGTGATCCCTCACGACGACGAGGTGGTCGGCATCGTGCTGCGCGCGACGGAGCCCGGCCGCGCCCGTTCGGGCATGTGCAACATCTGCCACACGATGCAGCCCGGCAACCAGGTCGCGCTCCTCTCCGCACGTCGGGCCGGTGAAGCGGGCACGCGTGGGGACTCGTTCGGCACCTACATGTGCGCCGACCTCTCCTGCCACGAGAATGTGCGCCTCGCCCACCCGCTCGCGCCCAACGAGGTGCGCACTCCGGGGCAGGTCGACTTCCGCCTCGACGGCACCCGTCGGCGGATGGAGAGCTTCGTCTCGCAGGTCTGGGAGCGGGTCTGA
- the rpoC gene encoding DNA-directed RNA polymerase subunit beta' — protein MLESTTFDELRIGLATADHIRAWSYGEVKKPETINYRTLKPEKDGLFGEQIFGPSRDWECACGKYKRVRFKGIVCERCGVEVTKSSVRRERMGHIELAAPVTHIWYFKGVPSRLGYLLDMAPKDLEKVIYFAAYMVISVDEEARHRDLGTQENNIRLELKTLGDRRDSKIAERLAKLEEELAALEAEGAKADAKKKVKDAAEKEMSLIRKGADEAILKLERVWEDFRTLEVGALRPEDDVFHELQDRFGQYFEAYMGAESIQRRLAAFDLVAEAENLRLQISEGKGQRKIRAIKRLKVVSSFLETGMSPAAMVLDVVPVIPPELRPMVQLDGGRFATSDLNDLYRRVINRNNRLRRLIDLGAPEIIVNNEKRMLQEAVDALFDNGRRGRPVTGTGNRALKSLSDMLKGKQGRFRQNLLGKRVDYSGRSVIIVGPQLKLHQCGLPKQMALELFKPFVIKRLIDLGHSQNIKAAKRAVERTRPEVWDVLEEIIRERPVLLNRAPTLHRLGIQAFEPQLVEGKAIQLHPLVCAAFNADFDGDQMAVHLPLSVEAQAEARVLMLASNNILKPSDGRPVTLPSQDMIIGLHHLTTVKEGAAGEGRAFGSVGEAILAKDEGSLDLQAKIRIRIPGLTFLEGEAPEGYERHGLVDASLGQAIFNDTLPKGYPFVREQADKNKLSQIVNKLAEEYPKVETAASLDRIKDAGFYWATRSGVTVALSDILTPPNKAEIVAGYEKQAAKVQSQYEKGLTTDSERRQELIKIWTEATDEVQAAMKANFPEDNTINRMVSSGARGNWLQIRNIAGMRGLVNNPKGEIIPRPIISSYREGLSVAEYFIATHGTRKGLADTALRTADSGYLTRRLVDVSQDVIIREEDCGTSKGLELPIAAPNSQGELVRDANVENSVFARTLASDVVNESGEVLASAGDDVGDVLIDKLVGLGVESIKVRSVLTCDSAVGVCAQCYGRSLATGKTVDIGEAVGIIAAQSIGEPGTQLTMRTFHTGGSASADDITQGLPRVQELFEARTPKGASPIAEADGRITIDETDKGKKVILTPDSGDEPVIYPVLKRATLLVEDGQHVTVGQPILVGTLDPKEIMRVMGAREVQRYLVGGVQGVYRSQGVPIHDKHIEVIVRQMLRKVTVVDHADTNLLPGEMVDLKRYQSINRETVAEGKRPASGRPELMGITKASLATESWLSAASFQETTRVLTEAAMQGKRDPLVGLKENVIIGKLIPAGTGLSKYRDVTVEATEEAKSERYPNRIFASDGAYADGDFGYVDFDAFSTDDITPGTYN, from the coding sequence GTGCTCGAGTCCACAACTTTCGATGAGCTTCGCATCGGCCTGGCGACCGCAGACCACATCCGCGCGTGGTCCTACGGCGAGGTCAAGAAGCCCGAAACCATCAACTACCGCACCCTGAAGCCGGAGAAGGATGGTCTCTTCGGAGAGCAGATCTTCGGCCCGTCCCGCGACTGGGAGTGCGCCTGCGGCAAGTACAAGCGTGTCCGCTTCAAGGGCATCGTCTGCGAGCGCTGCGGCGTGGAGGTCACCAAGAGCTCCGTCCGTCGTGAGCGCATGGGTCACATCGAGCTCGCCGCTCCCGTCACCCACATCTGGTACTTCAAGGGCGTGCCCTCGCGTCTGGGCTACCTGCTCGACATGGCGCCGAAGGACCTCGAGAAGGTCATCTACTTCGCCGCCTACATGGTCATCTCGGTCGACGAGGAAGCTCGTCACCGTGACCTGGGCACGCAGGAGAACAACATCCGTCTCGAGCTGAAGACGCTCGGCGACCGCCGCGATTCCAAGATCGCGGAGCGCCTGGCCAAGCTGGAGGAGGAGCTCGCCGCTCTCGAGGCGGAGGGTGCCAAGGCCGACGCCAAGAAGAAGGTCAAGGACGCCGCCGAGAAGGAGATGTCGCTCATCCGCAAGGGTGCCGACGAGGCGATCCTGAAGCTGGAGCGCGTGTGGGAGGACTTCCGCACCCTCGAGGTCGGCGCCCTGCGCCCGGAGGACGACGTCTTCCACGAGCTGCAGGACCGGTTCGGACAGTACTTCGAGGCCTACATGGGTGCCGAGTCGATCCAGCGCCGCCTTGCGGCCTTCGACCTCGTCGCCGAGGCGGAGAACCTGCGTCTGCAGATCTCCGAGGGCAAGGGCCAGCGCAAGATCCGTGCGATCAAGCGCCTCAAGGTCGTCAGCTCGTTCCTCGAGACCGGCATGAGCCCGGCCGCGATGGTCCTCGACGTCGTCCCGGTGATCCCCCCGGAGCTGCGCCCGATGGTCCAGCTCGACGGTGGACGCTTCGCGACCAGTGACCTGAACGACCTGTACCGTCGCGTGATCAACCGCAACAACCGTCTTCGTCGTCTGATCGACCTCGGTGCCCCCGAGATCATCGTCAACAACGAGAAGCGCATGCTGCAGGAGGCCGTCGACGCACTGTTCGACAACGGTCGCCGTGGTCGCCCCGTCACCGGTACCGGCAACCGTGCCCTGAAGTCCCTCAGCGACATGCTGAAGGGTAAGCAGGGTCGTTTCCGCCAGAACCTGCTCGGAAAGCGTGTCGACTACTCTGGCCGTTCGGTCATCATCGTCGGCCCGCAGCTGAAGCTGCACCAGTGCGGTCTGCCCAAGCAGATGGCTCTGGAGCTCTTCAAGCCGTTCGTCATCAAGCGCCTGATCGACCTCGGTCACTCGCAGAACATCAAGGCGGCCAAGCGCGCCGTCGAGCGCACCCGTCCCGAGGTCTGGGACGTGCTCGAGGAGATCATCCGCGAGCGTCCGGTTCTGCTCAACCGTGCACCCACCCTGCACCGTCTGGGCATCCAGGCGTTCGAGCCTCAGCTCGTCGAGGGCAAGGCCATTCAGCTGCACCCGCTCGTCTGCGCGGCGTTCAACGCCGACTTCGACGGTGACCAGATGGCTGTCCACCTGCCGCTGTCGGTCGAGGCTCAGGCCGAGGCCCGCGTGCTGATGCTCGCGTCGAACAACATCCTGAAGCCGTCTGACGGTCGTCCGGTCACCCTGCCTTCGCAGGACATGATCATCGGCCTCCACCACCTGACCACGGTCAAGGAGGGTGCAGCCGGTGAGGGACGTGCGTTCGGTTCTGTGGGCGAGGCGATCCTGGCCAAGGACGAGGGTTCCCTCGACCTGCAGGCGAAGATCCGCATCCGCATCCCCGGTCTGACCTTCCTCGAGGGCGAAGCTCCCGAGGGCTACGAGCGTCACGGTCTCGTCGACGCCTCGCTGGGTCAGGCGATCTTCAACGACACGCTGCCCAAGGGCTACCCGTTCGTCCGCGAGCAGGCTGACAAGAACAAGCTGTCGCAGATCGTCAACAAGCTGGCCGAGGAGTACCCCAAGGTCGAGACGGCTGCGTCGCTGGACCGCATCAAGGACGCCGGTTTCTACTGGGCCACGCGCTCCGGTGTGACCGTCGCCCTGAGCGACATCCTCACCCCGCCGAACAAGGCGGAGATCGTCGCCGGCTACGAGAAGCAGGCCGCGAAGGTCCAGTCGCAGTACGAAAAGGGTCTGACGACCGACTCCGAGCGTCGCCAGGAGCTCATCAAGATCTGGACCGAGGCGACCGACGAGGTTCAGGCCGCCATGAAGGCGAACTTCCCCGAGGACAACACCATCAACCGCATGGTGTCGTCGGGTGCTCGTGGTAACTGGCTGCAGATCCGGAACATCGCCGGTATGCGTGGTCTGGTGAACAACCCCAAGGGTGAGATCATCCCGCGTCCGATCATCTCCTCGTACCGCGAGGGTCTGTCGGTTGCGGAGTACTTCATCGCGACGCACGGTACCCGTAAGGGTCTGGCCGACACCGCTCTGCGTACCGCCGACTCGGGTTACCTGACCCGTCGTCTGGTGGACGTCTCGCAGGACGTCATCATCCGCGAAGAGGACTGTGGCACGTCGAAGGGCCTCGAGCTCCCGATCGCCGCTCCGAACTCGCAGGGTGAGCTCGTGCGCGACGCGAACGTCGAGAACTCGGTGTTCGCTCGTACGCTGGCCTCCGACGTCGTGAACGAGTCGGGCGAGGTTCTCGCCTCGGCCGGCGACGACGTGGGTGATGTGCTGATCGACAAGCTCGTCGGACTCGGTGTCGAGAGCATCAAGGTGCGCTCGGTCCTGACCTGCGACTCCGCTGTCGGTGTCTGCGCGCAGTGCTACGGCCGTTCGCTCGCGACCGGCAAGACGGTCGACATCGGAGAGGCCGTCGGCATCATCGCGGCCCAGTCGATCGGTGAGCCCGGTACCCAGCTGACGATGCGTACCTTCCACACGGGTGGTTCGGCATCGGCGGATGACATCACGCAGGGTCTTCCCCGTGTGCAGGAGCTCTTCGAGGCGCGTACCCCCAAGGGCGCGTCGCCGATCGCCGAGGCTGATGGCCGCATCACGATCGACGAGACCGACAAGGGCAAGAAGGTCATCCTCACGCCCGACAGCGGTGACGAGCCGGTCATCTACCCGGTGCTGAAGCGTGCGACGCTTCTCGTCGAGGACGGGCAGCACGTCACGGTCGGTCAGCCGATCCTGGTGGGCACGCTCGACCCCAAGGAGATCATGCGCGTCATGGGTGCTCGCGAGGTGCAGCGTTACCTCGTCGGCGGCGTCCAGGGCGTGTACCGCTCGCAGGGTGTGCCGATCCACGACAAGCACATCGAGGTCATCGTCCGTCAGATGCTCCGCAAGGTCACCGTCGTCGATCACGCCGACACGAACCTGCTGCCGGGTGAGATGGTCGATCTCAAGCGCTACCAGTCGATCAACCGCGAGACAGTGGCAGAGGGCAAGCGCCCCGCGTCGGGCCGTCCGGAGCTGATGGGTATCACGAAGGCGTCGCTCGCGACCGAGTCGTGGCTGTCGGCCGCCTCCTTCCAGGAGACGACCCGCGTGCTCACCGAGGCTGCGATGCAGGGCAAGCGTGACCCGCTGGTCGGTCTCAAGGAGAACGTCATCATCGGTAAGCTCATCCCGGCCGGAACCGGTCTCTCGAAGTACCGCGACGTCACGGTCGAGGCCACCGAGGAAGCCAAGAGCGAGCGCTACCCGAACCGGATCTTCGCATCCGACGGCGCGTACGCTGACGGTGACTTCGGCTACGTCGACTTCGACGCGTTCTCGACGGACGACATCACCCCCGGCACTTATAACTGA
- a CDS encoding PfkB family carbohydrate kinase, translated as MSNQTSSAGSVVVIGDALIDEIRDDSGVRELVGGAALNVAVGLRRLGVVTTLIAMVGDDEAGAHIREYLSDHGVRLIGSEAPLGSSRAIVQRAANGEPQYVFNDAAQKRSIRYSDEARQAIADAGLVAISCFPFDVPVEVDALTDALGDARVAVDPNPRTGMLSDREEFVRGFERLAASAAIVKVGADDATILYDGDLDALRARLRALGAAAVLATAGADGATIDADAGIVSAPIAQLPGVVIDTVGAGDATLAAVSEGLVTASPSDLGEWRALLLRAMDVAAATCRAEGGLLRTPESLEDSRRGANGS; from the coding sequence GTGAGCAACCAGACTTCTTCCGCCGGTTCCGTGGTCGTGATCGGCGATGCCTTGATCGATGAGATCCGCGACGATTCGGGGGTGCGCGAGCTCGTCGGCGGTGCCGCACTCAACGTCGCCGTCGGACTGCGGCGCCTGGGAGTCGTGACGACGCTGATCGCGATGGTGGGAGATGACGAGGCCGGCGCGCACATCCGCGAGTACCTTTCCGACCACGGCGTGCGGCTCATCGGGAGCGAGGCGCCGCTCGGTTCCTCTCGGGCGATCGTGCAGCGGGCGGCGAACGGTGAGCCGCAGTACGTCTTCAACGATGCCGCACAGAAGCGCAGCATCCGGTACTCCGACGAGGCTCGACAGGCGATCGCCGACGCTGGGCTCGTCGCGATCAGCTGCTTCCCCTTCGACGTGCCGGTCGAGGTCGACGCCCTGACCGATGCCCTGGGGGACGCGCGCGTTGCCGTCGACCCCAACCCGCGCACCGGAATGCTCAGCGACCGTGAGGAGTTCGTCCGCGGCTTCGAGCGGCTCGCGGCTTCGGCCGCCATCGTCAAGGTCGGCGCGGATGACGCGACGATCCTCTACGACGGCGACCTCGACGCCCTGCGCGCCCGTCTGCGGGCCCTCGGCGCTGCTGCCGTCCTCGCGACCGCGGGTGCCGACGGCGCCACCATCGATGCGGATGCCGGCATCGTCTCGGCTCCCATCGCGCAGCTTCCCGGTGTCGTGATCGACACCGTCGGCGCGGGGGACGCGACTCTCGCGGCGGTTTCGGAGGGCCTGGTCACAGCGTCTCCGTCCGACCTGGGGGAGTGGCGTGCACTGCTGCTGCGCGCGATGGACGTCGCCGCCGCGACCTGTCGCGCCGAGGGTGGTCTGCTGCGGACACCCGAGTCGCTGGAGGACTCCAGGCGCGGCGCGAACGGCAGCTGA
- a CDS encoding RNA polymerase sigma factor yields MSGASSMVRLGLFDTVRVVLAGAESFPLPAEAHSSTSTSAPALNKAVVFRRLFDEYWPLVHHHLSGFLDNQEEVDEITAEVFVVAWRKLRPETPMGLRWFIRTADNKVRDVDRSARSRGRALDAMSRGLENAAERLHPLEALALRQAMKKLNARERQVVVLTYWDELTAGEVAAVLRCSSAAVWTTLTRARTKLRIQLEVKEDGR; encoded by the coding sequence ATGAGCGGGGCGTCTTCGATGGTGAGGCTGGGGCTATTCGATACCGTCCGCGTCGTTCTTGCCGGAGCTGAGAGCTTTCCCCTTCCGGCTGAGGCGCATTCCAGCACCTCGACGAGCGCCCCGGCTCTCAACAAGGCCGTCGTCTTCCGCCGATTGTTCGATGAGTATTGGCCTCTCGTGCACCACCACCTGTCGGGTTTCCTCGACAACCAGGAAGAAGTCGACGAGATCACTGCGGAGGTGTTCGTCGTCGCATGGAGGAAACTGCGTCCGGAGACGCCGATGGGCTTGCGCTGGTTCATCCGCACCGCAGACAACAAGGTCCGCGATGTCGACCGAAGTGCCCGTTCGCGAGGGAGGGCGCTTGACGCGATGAGCCGGGGCTTGGAGAACGCCGCGGAGCGGCTTCATCCGCTGGAGGCGCTCGCGCTGCGTCAGGCTATGAAGAAGTTGAACGCCCGTGAGCGTCAAGTGGTGGTACTCACATACTGGGACGAACTCACCGCCGGTGAGGTCGCGGCTGTGCTGCGTTGCAGTTCTGCGGCGGTATGGACCACACTCACCCGCGCGAGGACGAAGCTGCGTATCCAGCTTGAGGTGAAGGAGGACGGGCGATGA
- a CDS encoding ABC transporter permease, with protein sequence MTRHPVRRRLLNEAMAGVVQRSSRSGMTIVGIAIGVASFVAVLGVTASANGQISDEFLRVEATQITVTPRTGGTGTEPLFATDADRRVGQIDGVTATGRWWNVPGVTISVNPPSIDPGSSQPSLLAATPGYFDLVGAEVSSGRTFDEFHEDQPVAVIGDKLAGDLRISDIADQPVIVLNDLRVTVIGVIDDTTGSSAALTSVIIPDGFARTHFTAPGQRETMVVATEVGASEVVADQLAVALNPAELTAFQIVPPPKPTVVKDRVNTSTQALFFALAGICVLVSGVGIANVSLLGVIARTREIALRRSLGALPRHIAMQFLGESVVRGLLGGLVGTALAMAAVTAIAVSQQWTAVIEPWSLIMGPVMGVAIGSIAGLYPAIRATRIEPVEAFRR encoded by the coding sequence ATGACCCGTCACCCGGTGCGCAGGCGGTTGCTCAACGAGGCGATGGCCGGTGTTGTGCAACGCTCGTCTCGCTCGGGGATGACGATTGTCGGAATCGCGATCGGCGTCGCGTCCTTCGTGGCGGTGCTCGGCGTGACCGCCAGCGCCAACGGACAGATCAGTGACGAGTTCCTGAGAGTCGAAGCCACCCAGATCACGGTGACTCCCCGCACTGGGGGAACCGGGACCGAACCTCTCTTCGCTACGGACGCCGACCGCCGTGTCGGTCAGATCGACGGGGTCACCGCGACCGGACGATGGTGGAACGTCCCCGGCGTCACCATCAGCGTAAATCCTCCGTCGATCGACCCCGGCTCCTCCCAACCTTCGTTGCTGGCAGCGACACCGGGGTACTTCGATCTCGTCGGCGCTGAGGTGTCCAGCGGCCGCACATTCGATGAGTTCCATGAGGATCAGCCGGTTGCGGTCATCGGAGACAAGCTGGCCGGCGACCTCCGTATCAGCGACATCGCTGATCAACCCGTCATCGTGCTCAACGATCTTCGGGTCACTGTCATCGGCGTCATCGATGACACGACCGGCTCGAGCGCTGCGCTGACAAGCGTCATCATCCCCGACGGGTTCGCTCGGACACACTTCACTGCACCAGGACAGCGGGAGACGATGGTCGTAGCCACCGAGGTGGGGGCATCGGAGGTTGTCGCCGACCAGCTCGCGGTCGCCTTGAACCCCGCGGAACTCACCGCGTTTCAGATCGTCCCACCTCCGAAGCCGACGGTCGTGAAAGACCGGGTCAACACGTCGACGCAGGCGCTCTTCTTCGCACTCGCAGGCATCTGCGTTCTCGTCAGTGGTGTCGGAATCGCCAACGTGTCATTGCTCGGCGTCATCGCCCGCACGCGAGAGATCGCACTTCGGCGTTCGCTCGGCGCCTTGCCCAGACATATAGCGATGCAGTTCCTCGGAGAGTCAGTCGTGCGCGGGCTCCTGGGTGGGCTTGTGGGTACGGCGTTGGCGATGGCAGCCGTGACCGCCATCGCAGTGAGTCAGCAGTGGACGGCCGTCATCGAACCATGGTCGCTCATCATGGGGCCGGTCATGGGTGTGGCCATCGGATCGATCGCGGGGCTCTATCCGGCGATTCGAGCCACGAGGATCGAACCGGTAGAGGCGTTCCGTCGATGA